The following are encoded together in the Hoplias malabaricus isolate fHopMal1 chromosome 3, fHopMal1.hap1, whole genome shotgun sequence genome:
- the sdc4 gene encoding syndecan-4, translating into MLKVYLTVFFLAAAVFAESVRETEMWVRSEVEPHGVALESSGDFEFPDEEQTTIDDEDDDDDGEDYSDYYNASGSGDEDLSDGDIDDGATLEPEELDNHIPDADPPRTGVRSGTSDEAAVQKNEIGHTYSVLQNKAEQNIFNKTEVLAAVIAGGAVGLLFAVLLILLLVYRMKKKDEGSYELGKKPIYKKAPTAEIYA; encoded by the exons GTACGAGAGACGGAGATGTGGGTCCGCAGCGAGGTGGAGCCTCATGGGGTGGCCCTGGAATCGTCTGGAGATTTCGAGTTCCCAGACGAGGAACAGACCACAATTGacgatgaagatgatgatgacgatggtgAAGATTACAGTGATTACTATAATGCATCGGGTTCTGGGGACGAGGATTTATCTGACGGCGACATAGACGACGGTGCGACACTTGAG ccCGAGGAGCTGGATAACCACATCCCCGATGCCGATCCTCCTCGGACCGGGGTCCGGTCGGGCACGTCCGACGAGGCAGCGGTTCAGAAGAACGAGATCGGTCACACGTACAGCGTCTTGCAGAACAAAGCAGAACAGAACATCTTTAACAAGACGGAGGTCCTTGCAG CTGTTATTGCAGGCGGAGCTGTCGGCCTGCTCTTCGCCGtgctcctcatcctcctcctggTTTACCGCATGAAGAAGAAGGACGAGGGCAGCTACGAGCTGGGGAAGAAGCCCATCTACAAGAAAGCCCCCACCGCTGAGATCTACGCGTGA